The proteins below are encoded in one region of Neoasaia chiangmaiensis:
- a CDS encoding PIN domain-containing protein, translated as MPVLVSDTSVLIDLERANLLEEMFLLPFEFAVPDLLYGRELAGELGDRLMQLGLRIEELTPVELRRATAVNRQHSRLSVPDTFAFAIAEARGWGLLTGDGTLRELAIAERIDMHGVLWLFDQLADGNHVAFDRLHGGLSSLFAHPRCRLPANEVRRRLARFTQ; from the coding sequence GTGCCAGTACTCGTTTCCGACACATCGGTTCTGATTGATCTGGAAAGGGCCAACCTGCTTGAGGAGATGTTCCTTCTGCCGTTCGAGTTTGCCGTGCCCGATCTGCTCTACGGCAGGGAGCTGGCCGGCGAACTCGGCGACAGGCTGATGCAGCTTGGATTACGAATAGAAGAACTAACGCCTGTCGAGTTGCGGCGCGCGACTGCCGTCAATCGTCAGCATAGCCGACTCTCGGTTCCGGATACTTTCGCGTTCGCCATCGCCGAGGCTCGGGGTTGGGGGCTGCTAACCGGAGACGGCACACTACGCGAACTGGCAATCGCCGAACGGATCGATATGCACGGCGTTCTCTGGCTCTTTGATCAGTTGGCGGACGGCAATCATGTGGCCTTTGATCGCTTGCATGGGGGGCTGAGCAGCCTATTTGCCCATCCTCGATGTAGATTGCCCGCGAACGAGGTGCGGCGCCGATTGGCGCGCTTTACTCAATGA
- a CDS encoding siderophore-interacting protein, translating to MDQVTPSMRCMRLAGNDFADFDSRGFGDHFRLLLPQAGGRVERGDYTPRRLDRQVHRLSVGLGRPHGIGT from the coding sequence ATCGATCAGGTGACGCCAAGTATGCGATGCATGAGGCTGGCCGGCAACGACTTCGCCGACTTCGACAGTCGCGGGTTCGGCGATCATTTCAGGCTGCTGCTGCCGCAGGCGGGCGGCAGGGTCGAGCGAGGCGATTACACGCCTCGCCGCCTCGATCGCCAAGTGCATCGCCTTTCCGTCGGTCTGGGCCGGCCTCATGGTATTGGGACATGA
- a CDS encoding cation transporter, translated as MACSCCPASSAAQNDAAPHWRRALWIALIINAGFFAAEIVMGMMAGSAALEADVLDFFGDAANYAISLSVAGMVLGWRSRAALLKGVTMLVFACWVLGNTAWHAWAGTLPQAETMGVVGALALAANAGVAGMFWRFRDGDANMRSVWICSRNDAIGNLAVLLAALGVFGTGAGWPDVAVAAIMGGLGLHGGWQIVCHAWREGQGVSHRRGEPAIPGSAA; from the coding sequence ATGGCATGCTCCTGCTGTCCCGCTTCCTCCGCTGCCCAGAATGATGCCGCCCCGCACTGGCGCCGTGCGCTCTGGATCGCCCTGATAATCAATGCCGGGTTCTTCGCGGCCGAGATCGTCATGGGGATGATGGCCGGGTCAGCGGCCCTTGAGGCCGACGTGCTGGATTTCTTCGGCGATGCGGCGAATTACGCGATCAGCCTGTCCGTCGCCGGTATGGTGCTGGGGTGGCGTAGTCGGGCGGCCCTACTGAAAGGCGTGACGATGCTGGTTTTTGCCTGTTGGGTGCTGGGCAACACGGCCTGGCACGCCTGGGCCGGCACGTTGCCGCAGGCGGAAACGATGGGCGTTGTCGGCGCACTGGCACTGGCCGCCAATGCCGGCGTGGCCGGGATGTTCTGGCGCTTCCGGGACGGTGACGCGAACATGCGCTCCGTGTGGATCTGCAGCCGCAACGACGCGATCGGCAACCTTGCGGTGCTGCTGGCTGCCCTGGGCGTGTTCGGGACGGGAGCCGGCTGGCCCGATGTCGCGGTCGCCGCGATCATGGGCGGTCTCGGCCTGCATGGCGGGTGGCAGATCGTCTGTCATGCCTGGCGTGAAGGACAGGGAGTTTCACATCGGCGCGGCGAGCCTGCTATTCCCGGCAGCGCAGCTTGA
- a CDS encoding SDR family oxidoreductase: MALTNTELRYYDSNVLRLPADKRKEYHAQVDRLIEELRKSVKGKTEIKITKVVKAGSFAKFTILRKTTYDPVDVDVVFYISGRDASKETLDSLTDADWQAHLAVNLTGTFNGLREGARRVRDGGRIVSLSTSIVGTYLPAHGVYVATKAAVEALTRVLAKELGPRGITVNAVAPGPVGTELFFTGRPPAVVERIVADVPMGRLGTPEDVARVVAFLAGPDGGWVSGQVIRANGGRN, translated from the coding sequence ATGGCTCTCACCAATACCGAGCTTCGCTACTACGACAGCAATGTGCTCCGCCTTCCGGCGGACAAGCGCAAGGAATATCACGCACAAGTCGATCGGCTGATCGAGGAACTGCGCAAGAGTGTAAAGGGCAAGACCGAGATCAAGATCACCAAGGTCGTGAAGGCCGGCTCGTTCGCCAAGTTCACGATCCTGCGCAAGACGACGTATGACCCCGTCGACGTCGATGTGGTGTTTTACATTTCCGGTCGCGACGCGAGCAAGGAAACGCTCGATAGCCTGACCGACGCCGACTGGCAGGCACACCTCGCAGTCAACCTGACCGGCACCTTCAACGGCCTGCGCGAGGGTGCGCGGCGCGTGCGCGACGGCGGGCGTATCGTCAGCCTGTCGACCAGCATCGTCGGCACCTATCTGCCGGCGCACGGTGTCTATGTCGCAACCAAGGCGGCGGTGGAGGCGCTTACCCGTGTGCTTGCCAAGGAACTCGGCCCGCGCGGCATCACCGTCAACGCGGTTGCGCCCGGCCCGGTCGGGACCGAACTGTTCTTCACCGGTCGCCCGCCGGCGGTGGTCGAGCGGATTGTCGCGGACGTGCCGATGGGTCGGCTCGGAACGCCCGAGGATGTCGCGCGGGTGGTGGCGTTCCTCGCCGGTCCCGATGGCGGCTGGGTCAGCGGCCAGGTCATCCGCGCTAACGGTGGTCGGAACTGA
- a CDS encoding pirin family protein: MIELRRISAPFEQDGACLQCHFTFAGQGDPRHVHWGHLRALNEGQIDPGGAYRLGPHQDVDILTLVLDGTMRASVAERPDVILKTGDFHLARTGVGVASLRWAGRARFVQLWLLSEEEGGRPESVFHHCQRHHESGRLVILASGFTEDAPEDKDEGIEDEPLPLACNARIMQAWLAAGQSTAYETAPDRLLYVAILSGALQINDVLVKQGVAIQGGLGIKILARDDANFLLVDTSPR; this comes from the coding sequence ATGATCGAACTTCGTCGGATTTCCGCGCCCTTCGAACAGGACGGTGCCTGCCTTCAGTGTCATTTCACGTTCGCGGGACAAGGCGACCCGCGACACGTTCACTGGGGTCACCTGCGCGCGCTGAACGAAGGGCAGATCGATCCGGGGGGCGCCTATCGTCTTGGCCCGCATCAGGATGTTGATATTCTCACGCTGGTTCTGGACGGAACAATGCGCGCCTCCGTCGCGGAACGACCGGATGTGATTCTGAAAACCGGCGACTTTCATCTGGCGCGCACAGGCGTTGGCGTCGCATCGCTGAGGTGGGCAGGGCGTGCACGCTTCGTCCAGCTCTGGCTACTGTCCGAGGAAGAAGGCGGCCGGCCCGAAAGCGTTTTCCACCATTGTCAGCGTCATCATGAAAGCGGGCGCCTGGTTATCCTTGCCAGTGGCTTCACCGAGGATGCGCCGGAGGACAAGGACGAGGGTATTGAGGATGAACCACTCCCTCTTGCCTGCAACGCTCGCATTATGCAGGCCTGGCTTGCCGCAGGTCAAAGCACCGCCTACGAAACCGCCCCGGACCGGCTGCTTTATGTCGCCATTCTCTCGGGCGCTCTTCAGATCAACGACGTCCTCGTCAAGCAGGGTGTCGCCATCCAAGGTGGCCTGGGCATAAAAATCCTGGCCCGAGACGATGCCAATTTTCTATTGGTCGATACGTCGCCCCGCTGA
- a CDS encoding HlyD family secretion protein translates to MSRTRTALLAGGCILVLAGVAYAGDRLVLGDGVRVETNDAYVTADFTLVAPKVAGRIDRVEAQDNEHVRAGQELAHIEDDDYHAALDVARGNVATAHADVQNLQAELDRQESVIDGAKASVQSDEAAQVFAQQNAMRYRNLSAGGAATTEQQQSAFAQSRQAQAAIVRDQAAVVAATRQVPILQAQLARAQGALIRAQGQERQAALDLSYCTVPAPVSGVVGARGVRVGAYVRPGTALLAVVPTQAAYVVANFQETQLSNVRPGQVATVWVDTFPGHPLAAHVDSVAPATGVAFAPIQPDNATGNFTKVVQRLPVKLVFDPSQPYASRVRVGMSVEARIDTGSHPEGPHGQDARYAWN, encoded by the coding sequence ATGTCTCGAACCCGAACCGCCCTGCTCGCGGGCGGCTGCATTCTCGTTTTAGCCGGTGTGGCCTATGCCGGGGATCGTCTCGTCCTGGGAGACGGCGTCCGCGTCGAAACCAACGACGCCTACGTGACGGCCGACTTCACGCTCGTTGCGCCGAAGGTGGCCGGACGCATCGACCGCGTGGAGGCGCAGGACAACGAGCACGTTCGCGCGGGTCAGGAACTGGCCCATATCGAAGACGACGACTACCACGCGGCGCTCGACGTGGCGCGCGGCAACGTTGCGACGGCGCACGCGGATGTGCAGAACCTGCAAGCCGAGCTGGACCGTCAGGAATCGGTTATCGACGGCGCGAAAGCGTCCGTGCAGTCCGACGAGGCTGCACAGGTCTTCGCCCAACAAAATGCCATGCGCTACCGCAACCTGTCGGCCGGGGGCGCCGCCACGACCGAACAGCAGCAAAGCGCTTTCGCGCAGTCACGTCAGGCGCAAGCCGCCATCGTGCGCGATCAGGCGGCGGTTGTGGCGGCGACGCGTCAGGTTCCCATTCTTCAGGCGCAACTCGCGCGCGCCCAAGGTGCGTTGATCCGCGCGCAAGGCCAGGAGCGTCAGGCGGCACTCGATCTGTCCTACTGCACGGTTCCCGCGCCGGTTTCCGGCGTGGTGGGCGCGCGTGGCGTGCGCGTGGGCGCGTATGTCCGTCCCGGCACGGCCCTGCTGGCGGTGGTGCCGACGCAGGCGGCGTATGTGGTGGCCAATTTCCAGGAAACGCAATTGAGCAACGTCCGTCCCGGTCAGGTGGCGACGGTATGGGTCGATACATTCCCCGGTCATCCGCTCGCCGCACATGTGGATTCGGTCGCGCCCGCGACTGGCGTAGCCTTCGCGCCCATCCAGCCGGATAACGCGACGGGCAATTTTACCAAGGTCGTGCAGCGTCTGCCGGTGAAACTGGTCTTCGATCCGAGCCAGCCTTATGCGTCGCGTGTGCGCGTCGGCATGTCTGTGGAAGCGCGCATCGACACAGGCAGTCATCCCGAAGGTCCGCATGGTCAGGATGCCCGCTATGCATGGAATTAA
- a CDS encoding helix-turn-helix domain-containing protein codes for METERRKEATMIGNKLKVARSASGLSLRALADAMDGLVSAQAIGKYERNEDMPSSRVLIALAKALHVSEEYLLSEDELSLEGVDFRKKVGTSSKEEAALEARAIHMLERYLAVEDMLHMRSVEWEQPRSAPHPVAEIRDAEDAARSVREDWGLGNDPIPQLAELLEERGIKVLSLDLDNVDGLAAKVRRKERDAARVIVVKRSTWSERKRFNLAHELGHMVIAPSDGVDEEKAAHRFAGAFLMPADVLRAEVGAHRSSISIGELVALKKRFGVSVQALAYRCKDLGIISQPACARLFKVFAERGWRAAPYEEPESLAPEVEEPRRFERLCFRALAEGVIGESRAAELLGISVRELDKRLDQVAV; via the coding sequence ATGGAAACCGAACGCCGTAAGGAGGCCACCATGATCGGAAACAAGCTAAAGGTCGCGCGATCCGCGTCAGGCCTCTCTCTGCGTGCGCTTGCCGATGCGATGGATGGGCTCGTGTCCGCACAGGCGATAGGCAAGTACGAGCGCAATGAGGACATGCCGAGTTCTCGGGTTCTGATTGCTCTCGCCAAGGCGCTCCACGTCTCGGAGGAATATCTCTTGAGTGAGGACGAGCTTTCGCTTGAGGGCGTGGATTTTCGCAAAAAGGTCGGGACGTCCTCGAAGGAAGAGGCTGCTCTAGAAGCGCGCGCCATCCATATGCTGGAGCGTTACCTCGCAGTGGAAGACATGCTTCATATGCGAAGCGTTGAATGGGAGCAGCCGCGCAGCGCACCGCACCCGGTTGCGGAGATACGCGATGCGGAAGACGCCGCCCGGTCGGTTCGCGAGGATTGGGGCCTGGGCAATGATCCGATTCCACAGCTTGCCGAGCTTCTGGAAGAGCGCGGTATCAAGGTGCTTTCGCTCGATCTCGACAATGTCGATGGACTTGCCGCCAAGGTGCGCCGCAAGGAGCGGGACGCTGCACGCGTGATCGTGGTCAAGCGGAGCACTTGGTCCGAACGTAAAAGGTTCAATCTGGCGCACGAGCTTGGTCACATGGTTATCGCCCCATCGGATGGAGTCGATGAGGAGAAGGCGGCGCATCGGTTCGCTGGCGCCTTCCTGATGCCGGCCGATGTTCTCCGGGCGGAAGTCGGCGCCCACCGTTCATCGATTAGTATCGGCGAACTGGTCGCTCTGAAAAAACGGTTCGGTGTGAGTGTCCAGGCGCTCGCTTATCGCTGTAAGGATCTCGGCATTATTAGCCAACCTGCCTGCGCGCGGCTGTTCAAAGTCTTCGCCGAGCGAGGTTGGCGGGCAGCTCCGTACGAGGAACCTGAGAGCCTGGCTCCTGAAGTTGAGGAGCCACGTCGTTTTGAGCGTCTATGCTTCCGCGCTCTTGCTGAGGGCGTCATAGGAGAATCGCGCGCGGCAGAGCTTCTCGGGATTTCCGTGCGCGAACTCGACAAGCGACTTGATCAGGTGGCGGTTTGA
- a CDS encoding efflux transporter outer membrane subunit, which translates to MHGIKHAGLAICLTLGACNVGPNFKPPATIAPRDWHQSTAPAASRTLQTRIDPQWWRIYRDPILSDLEAQVANANFDLKAAAYRYAESLDERRIAGAAQFPQATANASYARERASPNGVLGLLGTLDNPGAGDIANGTQGFGPTYLPGRSGAGSFNLPQFGLGASWEVDFWGHVRRQVESADAATQATNDVRRDLLVSLMARTAQDYVDLRSVQAQIAIVNQNLDIARHSVQLTTLRFSQGAATRMDVADATGQLNTFESRLPVLKRQEVHLINALSFLVARPPGALTAQLGPPRNIPSVPQNVPVGLPSELAERRPDIRVAAERLHAATANVGVAIADFFPRVTLTGSLDIQALQFSGLGTWASRQYGFGPTVSLPIFQGGRLIGQLKLRREQQREAAVMFQSTVLKAWQEIDDAMADFSTAQAQRDRLAAAVAQNREAVRIAQVQYAQGSADFLNVLTLQNALLSTQRDLVSATADVSGSVARLYRALGGGWETKYPEHHA; encoded by the coding sequence ATGCATGGAATTAAACACGCCGGGCTGGCAATCTGTCTGACGCTCGGCGCCTGTAATGTCGGCCCGAATTTCAAACCGCCCGCGACGATCGCCCCGCGCGACTGGCATCAGAGCACCGCGCCTGCCGCAAGCCGCACATTGCAGACACGTATCGACCCGCAATGGTGGCGGATCTATCGCGATCCGATCCTGAGCGATCTGGAGGCGCAGGTCGCCAACGCCAATTTCGACCTCAAGGCAGCCGCCTATCGTTATGCCGAGAGTCTGGATGAACGGCGTATCGCGGGCGCCGCGCAATTCCCACAAGCGACGGCCAATGCGTCCTATGCCCGTGAGCGCGCGAGCCCGAACGGTGTGCTGGGTCTGCTCGGAACGCTGGATAATCCGGGCGCCGGCGACATTGCGAACGGCACACAAGGATTTGGCCCTACCTACCTGCCTGGGCGCTCCGGAGCAGGTTCCTTCAACCTGCCGCAATTCGGCCTGGGCGCTTCGTGGGAAGTCGATTTCTGGGGCCATGTCCGCCGACAGGTCGAATCCGCCGATGCCGCCACGCAGGCGACGAACGACGTGCGCCGCGATCTTCTGGTCTCGCTGATGGCCCGGACGGCGCAGGATTATGTCGACCTGCGCAGCGTCCAAGCGCAGATTGCGATCGTCAATCAGAACCTCGATATCGCGCGCCATAGCGTTCAACTCACGACACTGCGCTTCAGCCAGGGCGCGGCGACACGCATGGACGTGGCGGATGCGACCGGACAACTGAACACGTTCGAATCCCGCCTGCCGGTGCTGAAGCGGCAGGAAGTGCATCTCATCAATGCGCTGAGCTTTCTCGTGGCGCGCCCGCCCGGTGCGCTGACGGCGCAGCTTGGGCCACCGCGTAACATTCCGTCGGTGCCGCAGAATGTACCGGTGGGTTTACCCTCTGAATTGGCGGAACGGCGTCCCGATATTCGCGTCGCTGCCGAGCGGCTGCATGCGGCAACGGCAAACGTGGGTGTGGCAATTGCCGATTTCTTTCCGCGTGTGACCCTGACCGGTAGTCTCGACATTCAGGCCTTGCAGTTTAGCGGCCTCGGCACCTGGGCATCGCGCCAATACGGCTTCGGCCCCACCGTCAGTTTGCCGATTTTCCAGGGCGGGCGTTTGATCGGACAGTTGAAACTGCGGCGCGAGCAGCAGCGTGAAGCCGCGGTGATGTTCCAGAGCACAGTGCTGAAAGCCTGGCAGGAGATCGACGACGCCATGGCCGATTTCTCGACTGCGCAAGCACAGCGCGACCGTCTGGCGGCGGCCGTTGCCCAGAACCGCGAGGCGGTGCGGATCGCGCAGGTGCAATATGCACAAGGCTCCGCTGACTTCCTGAACGTCCTGACGTTGCAGAACGCCTTGTTATCGACACAGCGAGATCTCGTATCCGCAACGGCGGATGTCTCGGGTTCCGTGGCGCGGCTCTATCGCGCGCTGGGTGGCGGCTGGGAAACAAAGTATCCGGAGCATCATGCATGA
- a CDS encoding LysR substrate-binding domain-containing protein yields the protein MRLSQDGPFCQTCRMARQYDLNLLYTLQALLEESSVSGAARRLRLSSATVSRTLARIRTTFRDPILVPSGRKMVLTPRALELQPFLQDVLATTRSMAQQQALPELATMAPSLTIRAADAVMAIFAAPILNALRRDCPGCHLRFAPEADGDETEALRKGEVDLYIGATRELQAEIRRQTLFSTRVVGLARSDHPVFDAPITPKTLTQYDHIAVSRRGRRQGPIDVVLEEQFGLLRNVALVVPTYFSALDGLPYSDMILSLPDIFISRQRPIDKQFRAFVFPFELEPVTIFHAWHPRYEADPLRRWLRQTVGEVIRGYVFEDGQAS from the coding sequence ATGCGCTTGTCGCAAGACGGGCCCTTCTGTCAGACTTGCCGGATGGCCAGGCAATACGATCTCAACCTGCTTTACACGCTTCAGGCACTCCTGGAGGAAAGCAGCGTTTCCGGTGCGGCGCGGCGGCTACGCCTCAGCAGCGCCACGGTCAGTCGCACGCTGGCCCGGATCCGCACGACCTTTCGTGACCCCATTCTGGTCCCGAGCGGGCGGAAAATGGTCCTGACGCCACGAGCGCTGGAACTTCAGCCATTTCTTCAGGATGTTCTTGCAACGACCCGGTCGATGGCGCAGCAGCAGGCGTTGCCTGAACTCGCAACCATGGCGCCGTCACTGACCATTCGGGCCGCCGATGCGGTCATGGCGATTTTTGCGGCGCCGATCCTGAATGCCCTGCGGCGTGATTGCCCGGGATGCCATCTGCGTTTCGCGCCGGAGGCTGACGGTGATGAGACTGAAGCCTTGAGAAAGGGGGAAGTTGACCTCTATATCGGTGCCACGCGGGAACTGCAGGCAGAAATCCGACGACAGACGCTTTTCAGCACGCGAGTTGTCGGCCTCGCGCGCAGCGATCATCCAGTCTTCGACGCACCGATAACCCCTAAAACCTTGACGCAGTATGACCACATTGCCGTTTCACGTCGGGGCAGACGCCAGGGCCCTATCGACGTGGTTCTGGAAGAACAGTTTGGTCTTTTGCGTAACGTTGCACTCGTTGTTCCGACTTATTTTTCAGCGCTGGACGGTCTGCCCTACAGCGATATGATTCTTTCTCTGCCCGATATATTTATTTCGCGTCAGCGTCCGATCGATAAGCAGTTTCGTGCCTTCGTTTTCCCGTTTGAACTGGAGCCGGTTACCATTTTTCATGCCTGGCACCCACGCTATGAAGCCGATCCGCTTCGTCGTTGGTTACGACAGACCGTTGGGGAAGTAATTCGCGGCTATGTCTTTGAAGATGGGCAAGCATCTTGA
- a CDS encoding MerR family transcriptional regulator, with translation MDPEVWSIGDLARATGTKVETIRFYEKSGLLPAQPRTARNYRAYSAEHLGRLSFIRRARDLGFSMEQVATLLALADRKDQSCEAVDIVARAHLAEIDRKLHDLRALRKELATMIANCDHGTIADCRIIEALAPRG, from the coding sequence ATGGATCCGGAAGTCTGGAGCATCGGTGATCTGGCGCGTGCCACGGGCACGAAGGTCGAAACGATCCGTTTCTACGAGAAATCCGGGCTTCTGCCGGCGCAACCCCGCACGGCCAGGAATTACCGGGCTTACAGCGCAGAGCATCTCGGCCGCCTGAGCTTCATCCGCCGGGCACGCGATCTCGGCTTTTCGATGGAACAGGTCGCCACGCTCCTTGCCCTTGCTGACCGCAAGGATCAATCCTGCGAGGCGGTGGATATCGTGGCACGTGCCCATTTGGCTGAAATCGACCGCAAGCTGCACGACCTGCGCGCACTGCGAAAGGAACTCGCCACCATGATCGCAAACTGCGACCATGGCACGATCGCCGATTGCCGGATTATCGAGGCTCTGGCACCGCGCGGATAA
- a CDS encoding MFS transporter: MLDKVAAEHTIQSRPPTPPPPAIPPFSFRLATGMVGVLLAVLLAGFNEHVTEIGLTDISGQMHLSHDDATWLTALFEAFNISAMAFAPWCGATFSIRRVTMTATATAGFLGLVAPFMPDLGSMLVLRCVQGLACGSLPPMLMTVALRYLPPNIKIYGLGAYALTSTFGPNMGLPLTGIMFEDFSWQFLFWEIVPLCALSIACVAWGLPQDPLRLERFRQFDWRGLVTGLPGICMIVIALEQGDRLDWFRSPLITHLFFGGGFLFILFMINEWTHPLPFFRASLLKNRNVSASLITLAGALMLAAVTLDIPSEYLTEVRNYRPIQMVPMGLLLAVPQLVVLPLVAALCNIRAVDSRHVLIAALAIQGFSYFLGTWIDADWVRENFYVILLLQVASQPMMVIADLVIVTMGLGPADGPFISGLFNVTKGLANAIAAGVVDALMRRREQYHSTMLLDHYGNQRFAMQGMGDPTAGELAPRIADPAHVDGTAIGLFHKVVAEQSMILACADIYVVMIGVCAALIVLNSFLPTRVYPPRAPIAAPSR, from the coding sequence GTGCTCGACAAGGTCGCTGCCGAACACACCATACAAAGCAGGCCGCCCACACCGCCGCCGCCCGCGATCCCGCCGTTCAGCTTCCGTCTGGCGACGGGCATGGTGGGGGTACTTCTGGCCGTGCTGCTGGCGGGCTTCAACGAGCATGTCACGGAAATCGGGCTCACCGACATCAGCGGTCAAATGCATCTCAGCCACGATGACGCAACGTGGCTGACCGCACTGTTCGAGGCCTTCAACATCTCGGCCATGGCATTCGCGCCGTGGTGCGGCGCCACCTTCTCCATTCGCCGCGTGACAATGACGGCCACGGCGACGGCAGGATTTCTCGGGCTCGTGGCGCCTTTCATGCCCGATCTCGGGTCCATGCTGGTCCTGCGCTGCGTGCAGGGTCTGGCATGCGGCAGCCTGCCGCCGATGCTGATGACGGTCGCGCTGCGCTACCTGCCGCCGAACATCAAGATCTATGGCCTCGGCGCCTATGCGCTGACGTCGACCTTCGGACCCAACATGGGCTTGCCGCTGACCGGCATCATGTTCGAGGATTTCAGCTGGCAGTTCCTGTTCTGGGAGATCGTACCGCTTTGTGCCCTGTCGATCGCGTGCGTGGCCTGGGGCCTGCCGCAGGATCCGCTGCGGCTGGAGCGGTTCCGGCAGTTCGACTGGCGCGGCCTCGTCACGGGCCTGCCTGGCATTTGTATGATCGTCATCGCCCTTGAACAAGGCGATCGGCTGGACTGGTTCCGTTCACCGCTGATCACGCATCTGTTCTTCGGTGGCGGTTTCCTGTTCATCCTGTTCATGATCAACGAATGGACACATCCGCTGCCGTTCTTTCGCGCCTCGTTGTTGAAGAACCGCAATGTCTCCGCGTCGCTCATTACGCTGGCCGGCGCTCTGATGCTGGCGGCGGTGACACTCGATATCCCGTCGGAATACCTGACAGAGGTCCGGAATTATCGGCCGATCCAGATGGTGCCGATGGGACTTCTGCTGGCTGTGCCCCAGTTGGTCGTGCTGCCGCTGGTGGCGGCACTGTGCAATATCCGTGCTGTCGACAGCCGCCATGTTCTGATCGCCGCTTTGGCCATTCAGGGCTTCTCGTATTTCCTCGGCACCTGGATCGATGCCGATTGGGTGCGTGAGAACTTCTACGTCATCTTGCTCCTGCAGGTCGCCAGCCAGCCGATGATGGTGATTGCCGATCTGGTGATCGTTACCATGGGACTTGGCCCCGCCGACGGCCCGTTCATTTCGGGTCTGTTCAATGTCACCAAGGGCTTGGCCAACGCGATCGCGGCCGGTGTCGTGGACGCGCTGATGCGCCGTCGCGAGCAGTATCACTCCACGATGCTGCTCGACCATTATGGCAACCAACGCTTCGCCATGCAGGGCATGGGCGATCCGACGGCCGGCGAACTCGCTCCTCGTATTGCCGACCCCGCGCATGTGGACGGTACGGCAATCGGACTCTTCCACAAGGTCGTCGCCGAGCAATCGATGATTCTGGCATGTGCCGACATCTACGTCGTCATGATTGGCGTCTGCGCGGCCCTGATCGTCCTCAATTCATTCTTGCCGACGCGGGTATATCCGCCGCGCGCGCCCATCGCTGCACCAAGCCGATAA